CGTACTCGAAGGGACCGGGGACATCGGTGAACCCGTAGCGGTCCAGACTGCCGGCAATCTGGCGGTCCTCGCGGGCGACCTCGGCCTCTCCCGCTTCGAGGACCGCCTCTCCCGAGCGTGGCTCGAAGGGTTCGGTGGTGATCCGGCCGCTCTCCGCGCCACCTCCGCCTTCCATCGCCTTATCCAAAAGGCCGCCGCCAAACACACCTTCGACCTTGTTCTTATAGACGTCGGACCGAACCTGGGCGCCATCAACCGCGCTGCCCTCCTGAGCGCCGATTACCTCGTTGTGCCGCTCGCCGCCGACATGTTCTCATTGCAAGGACTTCGCAATCTCGGTCCGACTCTGCGCGGCTGGCGGGAAGACTGGCAGGGAACAGTGCTTCGCCGCGCCACAGTATCGTTCCCGCTTCCATCGGGCCGAATGATCCCGGCCGGATACGTAATCCTTCAACACGCCGTCCGCCTTGATCGCCCGGTCCGTGCCTATGAGCGCTGGATGGCCCGCATCCCCGAGTTCTTCCACAAATACGTACTCGACGCCGCGCTCCCTCTCGGCGACGACACCTACCGTCTGGGAACGCTCCGCAACTATCGCTCGCTGATGCCGATGGCTCAGGAGGCCCGCAAGCCGATGTTCGACCTGAAGGCTGCCGACGGTGCGATTGGCAGCCATGCCGCACTGGTACAAACCTGCGCGGAGGATTTTCAACGTCTCGCCGAATCGATCGGCTCCGCGTGCGGCCTAACGAAACCGGTGAGCTGACCGGCGCTTCCATGCGAGTAGCGCGCTTCCGGCTGCGAGAAGGGCGAAAGAACCTGGTTCCGGCGTTGCGCCTGCCCTTCCGCCCGTATCGGTGATAACGCTGAAGATGCTGACGACGCCGGCGGGGACGATGATCTCGCCGCCCACCATCAGCGAGCCCATTCCCCCTGTCTCCATCGCCATCGTGCTGAAGTGAACGTCGTCGAGATATTCGGGCACGGGCACGCCGCCGATGGTGAGTATCTCGTTGTCGATGCCGGTGATGTGAAAGAAGCCGTTGGCTTCAGCCCATTCGAACGGCGGTGCGTCGGCTCCGATCGCGATGTCCCACGAGTAGGTGAACACGAAAGGCGCAATGACGGGGCCGGTTCCTCCGGAGTTGTCGATCGTGAAGAGGTGGCCGGACGGTTGCACCGACGAAGCGAACGAGGCGGGGCCGGTGACTCCGCCCGAGACCGAGCTCGCGATGCCGGCGGGCTTCACGCCGTCCGGCGTGGACGTCGTCGAGAACGCCGCCGTGCCGGTTCCGATCTCAATCTTGGAACCCGGGGTGGGCCCGAGCGTCACGGCCGCGGGGCCGATGGCGAACGTCGAGCTGACGTCGGTGATGTAGAAAGCGGCGCCCTGCAGCGTCGCGGCGACGGCGAATAGAGACAGCAATGATGTGTGGCTTCGCATGGTGATTTCTCCTCCTGCCGGGACAGGCGGAAATCAGCGCGCGAAACTGCCAGCCTCGGCCAACTTTTCTTGGACGTACTGGCCGGAGCGGTTGCGCACGGCCCAAGCACGCCAGACATCGGCGGACTGTTCCGCCCATCGGCGGGCGTCGGCCTGGTCTCCCATGGCGGCGCTCCACCGGGCGAGGCGCAGGAGCGAATCCGCCCAATCGCGGGTGCAGAAGATGCCGCACGTTTCGCGGCGGCCGTAGCGCTCGGCGACTTCGAGGCCGGAGCGGTAGGCGGCGCCGGCGTCCGCCTTGCGCCCGAGATCCCAGAGCGCGTCGCCGAGCTGCATGGAGTAGAGGGGGACATCGCTGCAGCACTCGACACGGACAGGGTCGCGGCGGACCATCTCCGCGTCGAGGATGAGAGCCCGGCGCGCCCTCCGTTCGGCTTCGGCGGCGTGGCCCGCCCGGCGCAAGGCCCCGGCGCTGCCGGCGAGATCGTAGGCGAGGATGCGGATGGCGTCGACGTTCTCGGGCGCGGTGCGCAACTGGTCTTCGCGGATGGCGATGGCGCGGCCGTAGAGGCCGACGGCTTCCGCCGGGTCCTTGTCCCAGATCGACGCGGCGAGCTTGGAGAAGGCGACGGCGGTATCGGACTTGGCGCCGGCGTTGTCGGTGTCGGCGGCCAGACGGCCTTCGGCGAGCGCCAACGCACGGCGATAGTGTTTTTCGGCGGTGGCGGCGTGGCCAAGGTTGGGATAGAACGGATTGCCGGCGACGTTCCCCTGGAGCCACTCGGCGATGACGCGGTCGCGCGGGGAGGCTTGCGGATCGCGGTCGAGGAGATTGCCGGCGGAGGCGTACAGTTGGTTCGCTTCGGCGAGAAGGGCGGACTGATGCAGTGTTTCGCCGAGCTTGAGGTGCGCGAGCCAGGCGGCGCGCGGACCGCCGGCGTCGCGGGCGGCTTCGAAGGCGCTACGGGCGACGGGTACGGCTTCCGCCGCGCGACCGCGGCGCAGGAGCCAATCGGCGAGCTTGTGATGGGCCTCGATGAGGCCGGCCACGGGCGCGCCGGGGTCGAGCGTGCGGGCGGCCGCGACGTCGCCGATGGCGGCCTGGAGCAACCCGTATCCTTCACCGCTCGAGCCGGCCGTGGTGAGCGCCCCTGCCAGGCGGACGCGCACGCGGGCAAGATCGCGCAAGGGGGCCGCTTCTGCGCCGTCGGACAGCTTCTCGCGCAGGCCGAGCGCTTTTCGATAGCTCTCCGCCGCGGCGCCGGGGCGGCCGAGGTTCGCGATTTCGGAGCCGCCCTGGACGTCGCCGAGACGTTCGTAGGCGGTGGCCAGTTCGGCGGCAAGCTGGCGGTCATCGGCGGCGTCGGGCTCCAGGGTCGCGAGGTAGGTTTTCGCGGTTTCGATGAGCGACGCCCGGGCGGCAGTGGATTGCGGGAGATCCCGGATCCGGTCATGGAGGTCGAATAGCATCGCGTTGGCCATCTGGCGTACCTGCGCGAAGCGATGCTGCGCGCGGTGGGCCTCACGCGCAGTGGTCCACCAGCCGATGCCGGAGGTGACGAGCATCAGCGCGACTGCCGCGGCGGCTCCACGATGGCGGCGCAGGAACAACTGCGCTCGGCGCGTCGCAGGGGTTCGGCGGGCTTTGACCGGCCGGTTGTCGAGGAACCGCTCGATGTCGGCGGCGAGATCGGCGACGCTCGCGTAACGGTCGCGAGGCTCCGGCTCGAGCGCCTTGCGCACGATGGCGCCCACCTCTCGCGGCGCGCCGACTCCGTGTTCGGTGAGGAGTGCGAACATCTCGCGCAGGACGACTCCGAGCGAGTAGACGTCGGCGGCGACGGTGACGGGCTCGCCGGCTTTCTGCTCGGGGCTCGAGTAGTC
This DNA window, taken from Bryobacteraceae bacterium, encodes the following:
- a CDS encoding AAA family ATPase, giving the protein MTSIAFFNNKGGVGKTTLVYHLAHMFARMGYRALAVDLDPQANLTSAFFDDDLLQQIWNPDVWGQTVMKWIDPVLEGTGDIGEPVAVQTAGNLAVLAGDLGLSRFEDRLSRAWLEGFGGDPAALRATSAFHRLIQKAAAKHTFDLVLIDVGPNLGAINRAALLSADYLVVPLAADMFSLQGLRNLGPTLRGWREDWQGTVLRRATVSFPLPSGRMIPAGYVILQHAVRLDRPVRAYERWMARIPEFFHKYVLDAALPLGDDTYRLGTLRNYRSLMPMAQEARKPMFDLKAADGAIGSHAALVQTCAEDFQRLAESIGSACGLTKPVS
- a CDS encoding PEP-CTERM sorting domain-containing protein — encoded protein: MRSHTSLLSLFAVAATLQGAAFYITDVSSTFAIGPAAVTLGPTPGSKIEIGTGTAAFSTTSTPDGVKPAGIASSVSGGVTGPASFASSVQPSGHLFTIDNSGGTGPVIAPFVFTYSWDIAIGADAPPFEWAEANGFFHITGIDNEILTIGGVPVPEYLDDVHFSTMAMETGGMGSLMVGGEIIVPAGVVSIFSVITDTGGRAGATPEPGSFALLAAGSALLAWKRRSAHRFR
- a CDS encoding serine/threonine-protein kinase produces the protein MTPPRRDALSIALDLGTLTGPERDRFLREACRGDSALRSEVERLLEVDAAADRALRDAVAGEAAHAASPRSIGPYRIEKALGAGGMGAVYLAVRDDDEYEKRVAVKVMRASLAGAGALVRFRHERQILATLEHPHIARLLDGGTTAGGEPYIVMEYIEGVSLAHYVARETPQPRALLRLFVTIAGAVDYAHRRLIVHCDLKPSNILIAPGGEPKLLDFGIARVLTAEGGEAWTRTPALTPDYSSPEQKAGEPVTVAADVYSLGVVLREMFALLTEHGVGAPREVGAIVRKALEPEPRDRYASVADLAADIERFLDNRPVKARRTPATRRAQLFLRRHRGAAAAVALMLVTSGIGWWTTAREAHRAQHRFAQVRQMANAMLFDLHDRIRDLPQSTAARASLIETAKTYLATLEPDAADDRQLAAELATAYERLGDVQGGSEIANLGRPGAAAESYRKALGLREKLSDGAEAAPLRDLARVRVRLAGALTTAGSSGEGYGLLQAAIGDVAAARTLDPGAPVAGLIEAHHKLADWLLRRGRAAEAVPVARSAFEAARDAGGPRAAWLAHLKLGETLHQSALLAEANQLYASAGNLLDRDPQASPRDRVIAEWLQGNVAGNPFYPNLGHAATAEKHYRRALALAEGRLAADTDNAGAKSDTAVAFSKLAASIWDKDPAEAVGLYGRAIAIREDQLRTAPENVDAIRILAYDLAGSAGALRRAGHAAEAERRARRALILDAEMVRRDPVRVECCSDVPLYSMQLGDALWDLGRKADAGAAYRSGLEVAERYGRRETCGIFCTRDWADSLLRLARWSAAMGDQADARRWAEQSADVWRAWAVRNRSGQYVQEKLAEAGSFAR